A stretch of the Rosa rugosa chromosome 5, drRosRugo1.1, whole genome shotgun sequence genome encodes the following:
- the LOC133712568 gene encoding probable LRR receptor-like serine/threonine-protein kinase At1g56130, translating into MTRRLLEVMSPAEHSISKSRSTALFFFLGGIVMLIILLIIVYIFRKKIKPEEIKKLVARVRKRPASTDAFSGILRTISYFDFATLKKATKNFHQGNLLGKGGFGPVYRGKLRDGRLIAVKRLSLDKSQQGETEFLAEVRLITSVQHRNLVQLVGCCSHGPQRLLVYEYMKNKSLDHIIYGKSDQFLNWGTRFQIIVGIARGLQYLHEDSPLRIIHRDIKASNILLDEKFQPRIGDFGLARFFPEDQAYLSTTFAGTLGYTAPEYAIRGELSEKADIYSFGVLVLEIISGRKNTDLSLASEMQYLPEYAWKLYERSKVMDLLDPKLQQEGFEEKDVMQAINVAFLCLQPHANLRPPMSDIVAMLTCKVQMTGTLPIKPAFLDRRRTKNENLSWDTMSDVFPSPIQSESPSLPN; encoded by the exons ATGACTCGCCGCTTACTGGAAG TGATGTCTCCAGCAGAACATTCCATATCTAAGTCACGGTCTACAGccttattcttttttcttggaGGGATAGTTATGCTCATCATTCTGCTTATAATTGTATATATCTTTCGGAAAAAGATCAAACCAGAAGAGATCAAGAAGTTGGTAGCAAGAGTCAGAAAGCGGCCAG CATCGACAGACGCTTTTAGTGGAATCCTTAGAACAATAAGCTATTTTGACTTCGCAACATTGAAGAAGGCAACCAAAAACTTTCATCAGGGAAATCTACTTGGAAAAGGTGGATTCGGCCCTGTCTATAGG GGAAAATTAAGAGATGGGAGGTTGATTGCTGTTAAGAGGTTATCTCTTGATAAATCCCAACAAGGAGAAACAGAGTTTCTTGCAGAAGTAAGGTTGATCACTAGCGTCCAACACAGGAACTTGGTTCAACTTGTTGGATGTTGCTCACACGGGCCTCAGCGACTCCTTGTATATGAATACATGAAAAACAAGAGCTTGGACCATATAATATATG GAAAAAGTGATCAGTTCCTGAACTGGGGCACTAGGTTCCAGATAATTGTTGGAATCGCTAGAGGGTTACAATATCTACATGAGGATTCCCCCCTAAGAATTATACACAGAGATATCAAGGCGAGCAACATTCTTCTCGatgaaaaatttcaaccaaGGATTGGAGATTTTGGGCTGGCTAGGTTCTTCCCTGAAGATCAAGCCTATCTCAGTACAACATTTGCGGGAACTCT AGGATATACAGCACCTGAATATGCTATTAGAGGAGAATTGTCCGAAAAGGCGGATATATATAGTTTTGGAGTTCTTGTGCTTGAAATAATTAGTGGCAGGAAAAACACAGATCTTAGTCTAGCATCAGAAATGCAGTACCTGCCTGAATAC GCGTGGAAGTTATACGAGAGATCAAAGGTGATGGATCTGCTTGATCCAAAACTGCAACAAGAAGGATTTGAGGAAAAGGATGTTATGCAAGCAATCAATGTGGCATTCTTATGCCTTCAGCCTCATGCAAATCTGAGACCCCCCATGTCAGACATTGTAGCAATGTTAACATGCAAAGTTCAGATGACCGGAACACTACCTATAAAACCGGCCTTTTTGGACAGAAGACGCACCAAGAATGAAAACCTTTCGTGGGATACAATGTCCGATGTTTTCCCTTCTCCCATTCAGAGTGAATCTCCCTCATTACCTAATTAA